The DNA sequence ATTGCCTGTCGGCTCGTCGGCCCACACGATGGCAGGTTCGTTTATCAGTGCGCGCGCGATTGTTACGCGCTGGCGCTGGCCTCCCGAAAGTTCAGCGGGGCGATGCTGCGCGCGGTCGGCGAGTCCCACGCGATCAAGCATCTCCAATGCCCGCTTGCGCGCCTTCCGGCTGGCAACTCCAGAAACCAGCATCGGCAATTCCACATTCTCCACAGCGCTGAGCATCGGTAGAAGGTTGAAGTCCTGGAAAACGAATCCCATATGCCGGGCACGATAGGCCGTGCGTTCGTTATCGCTCAGGTCGCGGAGATTATCGCCCTGGATGAAGATATCACCCTCGTCGATGGTATCTAAACCGGCGAGACAATTGAGCAGCGTCGTCTTGCCGCAGCCGCTTGGTCCCATAATGGCCACCATCTCACCGGCAGCTACTTCCATATCGATATTGCGCAAAGCTTCTACTCGCAAGTGCCCACTGCGATAGATTTTGCGCACCTTTTGTGCCTGTATGATTGTCTGTTCCTGCATACTATCCTGTGATTGATTCTGCCCTGTTGGTACGATTTTGCGGTTGATATTATATCATTTTCGTAGCTTTCATAGTGTTACAAGAAGGTATGAAACTTATTCATAACTACCTCCTTACTCTTCACCGTGTCCACATCTCTCATGCTGGAAGAGTTACCGGCTTCGCAGAGAATACGTTTAAATTGAAGTGAAATGTAAGAGATTGTTTCCGCCATGAAAGAGACACGAATGGTACTACGGCAATTACGGAGGGTGAATCTAGTACCACTGCTCTCAGCAGCAGGCCAGCTTGCTGTGCTTGTTGCCGTTGCGATTGCACTTCTCTATCCCGCGCCATTTCAACAAAATCAGTTGCCGGCAGTTTCAGGAGTCAGTGACGTATTGATGAGCCACTGGCCATTCGCGTTGCTGATCCAGCGCACCTTCGCGCAGGAACACACGCTGCCACTGTGGAATCCGTATATTGCCGGCGGCTTGCCCCTCGATGCTAATCCACTGGCGGCATTTTTCTATCCGCCAACGCTGCTGGTCCATTTTCTTTCGTTACGTGATTACTTCCTCGTACTCTTTTTAGCGCACCTGGTCTTTGCGGGCCTCGGGATGCTGCTGCTGGCGCGCCTCGCGCTTAAATTATCGCCTCTAGCAGCGCTGGCGGCGGCAGTAAGTTACATGGCGACACCGGCATTGATCAGCCATCTTGGCGCGGGTCATGTCACCATCATTCAAACGGTAGCCTGGTATCCCTGGGTCGCGCTGACCTGTTGGGCAACTGTGCGAGAGTCGCTCCGCCGCTGCGGGCTTTTTGGCATCTGTATCGCAATGATGTTGCTGGCCGGGCATCCACAAATGGCATATTATGGGCTACTAATGACGATCGGTATGTCGGCATGGTTCCTGGCAAAACGTTGGTATGTGGAAGGGCGGCAAGCGGCACTGTCATCACTGACAGGGCTGATCGTGGGTGGAGGTATCGCTGTGCTACTGGCGTCGGTCTACCTGCTACCCCTGTTCGAACTTACCGCTCATTCGACGCGCCAGCTCTCATTGAATGCCGCGGATAGCTATCCGTTGTCGCGCTTCCTGCAGGAACTGATCGATCAACGACCGCCTTCGTATCCAGCATGGGAAAAAATGCTCACCCCCGGTCTGGCCGCTCTTGTTCTGGCGCTGCTCGCCGTAGCGGTTTACTGGCGGCGCGTCTGGCCGCTGCTGCTTGCTATCATCATCGTGGCAACGCTTGCGATGGGCCATGCCTTGCCGTTTTACCGTGTGGCTGCGAAGGTCTTGCCCGATTTTAATCACTTTCGTGATCTTACGCGCATATGGTTCGTCGCGCTCATGTTGTTCGCCCTGCTGGCGGGGTTTGGCGCGGACGCGCTTCTTAAGGGTGTACGCCGCGTCTTGCCGCGTGGGAGGGTTGTCGCCGGTTTTCTGCTTGTCCTGGTCATCGCGCTTTCACTCGTCAAAACAGATATGGGATATGCGCATGATGGTGATATTGTCGCGGCTACAACGCCTACTGCCCTGGCGCGTGTAGTGGTGCAGTTAGCCGGCTCCGGGCGTGTCTACGATATACAGCGGATCATTCCACAGCGGGACGCGATAGCGTTACAAATACCACTCGCGGATGGTCAGGACCCGCTCTTGCTTGAAGACTATGTGACCTATATGCAGCGTGCTGGCGGATATACTGCCAGTGGCTACCATCTCTACATCCCTGATTACGATAATTCACACGTTCAGCCGCACGCCAGGCTGCTTGGATTGATGCATATCAGCATCGTGGTTTCGCGCAGGCCGCTGACCGATCCCCTCTTCATACTGATTGAGAAAGTAAATGGCGTATTCATCTATCAAAACACCGCTGATGCCGGTCCCGGCTACTTCGTTTTGCCAGGGTCTGGTGGCAATCCACCATCGCTCGACCAGGTACAGCAGCTTCCTGCTGGTATTCGCGCTATCACGCTTGAGCCAGAGCAGCAGGTATTCACTTTTTCCACCGCTGTAGCCGGCTATTTCGTGATTGCTATGCCCGCATTTCCTGGTTGGAATGCCGTGCTGGATGGACATGCCGCGCAGGTACAGTTGATTGGAGGCGTGCTACCGGCCATCAAGGTTGGTCCTGGTACGCATATGTTAAGTTACACGTATGCCCCCTCATCTGTGCGCTACGGCGCTTTGCTTTCAGCGGCTGGCCTGGTGGCTATTCTTGCCTGGTTGTTTGTTGTGTACTTCTGGATGCCCCGCAAATCTCATCGTTTGCGGAAAAGCAAACTGCCAGAGCCGGAGGCTACTGTTAGTGCCGATTCCAATTCTTCTGTAGGCGAAGTTACTGTGGTAGGCGAAAACAAAAGTGGCAGCAGGTGAATTTTACGCGGAATATGCTTGCCAGCATTGGCTTCAAAAATGTGGGGTGTTGGAGTGGGGACAATCAGAGGAAATTTCCAGCCACGCTCATCAACAACGTGATCAGCAACTAAGATGATTTTGCGATAACGTATCTGCCGCCGCATCTCGACCCTCCGCCCCACTACATCGCACTTCTCTGTTCTGGTAAAGAGTATACCTCATTTTTTTCGTGTTGGGGAGTAGGAATTTTTCCCCGCTATACACGATATTATCGAGTTTTAAATCCGGCTATGCTATACTCTGGCAAATATCGTGGTATAGAAAGGGAGACGATAGCCAGATGAAAAGCAAACGACCTTATACGCATATTCTTAAAAATCTCTTGCACGAACAGGCTGAGGAAATTGTGCCTGTCCTGGAGCCCGGCCTTCAGGTGATACAGGTTTTGGATATCGAGATGCCCGAGCTTCGATCAATTCCACTCGAAGGCTCTCCAAGTGAGATGGATAAGGGACTTGTAGGCTTGCTTATGCCAGGAGCGGAGGTTGTGAAAGCCTACAAAACCGAATGGATTGAGCATTCAGGAAAATTTGAACGCGCTTATCGCGTCAAGGAAGAAGGGTCTGATGAGCCAACCGTCTTAATGATTGAGTTTCAGATGGAACGCGATGACAAGAAACTCCCACGCCGTCTCCTGGCGAATTTTGCTACGGTCATGCGCAAAGTAAAAGAAGATTTCCCGGAAGATGACCATGTTGTTCAGTATGAGAGTGGGAATCGGGGAACAGTAATTGCCTATGATGTCTATCCAGAAGTCCTCTGCCCGTTCCCCAGCGCGATCCCTGAACATATACGAGATGAAATTGGGGGGAGAGTGATGATGGAATTCAAGTTCAAGAGAATCCAGCTGTGGGAGATGGATGCGCGGGAGGTGCTGAATACACATGTTAGTGCGGCCTACTTCTTGCTCCCGGCGATGAAAAATGCCGATGCAGACCTTTTGGGCCTTGCCATTAATGAACTTGCTCAGCGATTCCAGGGGAACGATGCAGAGTTAGGGCGGCATTTGACGGGCCTGAACATGATGCTGCAAATGTCCGAGACGATGACAGATGAGCAAAAGTCAGCGGTGCAGGAACATCTCAGGCCGTTCGCACACCTGGTCAAGGACGATCCTCTAGATGAGTGATGGTGCGCACATTTAGGACCGCAGCGCCTCTGTAGGCGTGACTCGTCCTGCCTGCCATGCCGGGAGCAATGC is a window from the Ktedonobacteraceae bacterium genome containing:
- a CDS encoding ABC transporter ATP-binding protein, producing the protein MQEQTIIQAQKVRKIYRSGHLRVEALRNIDMEVAAGEMVAIMGPSGCGKTTLLNCLAGLDTIDEGDIFIQGDNLRDLSDNERTAYRARHMGFVFQDFNLLPMLSAVENVELPMLVSGVASRKARKRALEMLDRVGLADRAQHRPAELSGGQRQRVTIARALINEPAIVWADEPTGNLDSEAANDIMDLLCRFNNELRQTLVVVTHALEVGQRANRIIRMQDGSIVKA